A single genomic interval of Fructobacillus americanaquae harbors:
- the rsmA gene encoding 16S rRNA (adenine(1518)-N(6)/adenine(1519)-N(6))-dimethyltransferase RsmA encodes MEKSIKIANPMRTQAILNQYGLRAKKKFGQNFLTDQNILTGIVAAAELSKEDAVVEIGPGIGGLTEYLALAADEVLAFEIDRDMVKVLGETLAPYENVTVQNDDVLEVNLKQTLAEHFGLNRSVKVVANLPYYITTPILLGLLQAQINWSRLVVMMQKEVADRLTAEPGTKEYGVLSITLSYYANVQTALTVPRTAFNPSPNVDSAVVSLTPREPDQPVDNPDQLFSLVKATFAHRRKSLWNNLLQRFGKDEGIKERLTKALDQSNIQPGVRAEKLTLNQLTDLYLALMEQGFYA; translated from the coding sequence ATGGAAAAGTCAATTAAAATTGCCAATCCAATGCGGACTCAAGCAATTTTAAATCAGTATGGCCTGCGGGCTAAAAAAAAGTTTGGTCAAAATTTTTTGACTGATCAAAATATTCTAACTGGGATTGTAGCTGCAGCAGAGTTGAGTAAAGAGGACGCCGTAGTCGAGATTGGCCCTGGTATCGGTGGGTTAACCGAATATTTGGCCCTGGCCGCCGACGAGGTCCTCGCCTTTGAAATTGACCGGGACATGGTCAAGGTCTTAGGTGAAACCTTGGCACCGTATGAGAATGTCACGGTTCAAAACGATGATGTCTTAGAGGTTAACTTGAAGCAAACGTTAGCTGAACATTTTGGACTGAATCGATCGGTCAAGGTGGTTGCTAATTTGCCGTACTATATCACGACACCCATTCTTTTAGGTTTATTGCAGGCACAGATTAACTGGTCCCGACTAGTGGTAATGATGCAAAAGGAAGTGGCTGACCGCCTAACGGCTGAGCCGGGGACGAAGGAATATGGTGTTTTGTCGATTACTTTGTCTTACTACGCTAATGTTCAGACTGCCTTAACAGTGCCACGAACTGCCTTTAATCCGTCACCAAATGTGGATTCGGCTGTTGTTTCTCTAACCCCAAGAGAACCTGACCAACCAGTTGATAATCCTGATCAACTGTTCTCGCTAGTTAAGGCGACATTTGCTCATCGACGGAAGTCACTTTGGAATAACCTCCTACAACGCTTTGGCAAGGATGAAGGAATTAAGGAACGACTAACAAAAGCTCTAGACCAATCGAATATTCAACCGGGGGTTCGAGCTGAAAAACTAACCCTCAACCAATTAACGGACTTGTATTTAGCCCTGATGGAACAGGGATTCTATGCGTGA
- a CDS encoding TatD family hydrolase translates to MAIYHPNEQPAPSYDSHTHLNDDELYFDVPAYLARAHEFQVVEMNVVGYNAVGNQRALAIAEENDGVYAILGYQPEDTPDFDEAALATLTEQLDQDKVVAVGETGLDYHFDTDKDVQMKAFLAQIGLAKEKDLPVVIHNREAFDDVYRVLKEQQVKKAIIHSFSGTKEQAKAFADLGYYLSFSGVVTFKKAEEVREAAKVIPLDQILVETDAPYLAPSPNRGKRNEPGWTKFVIDDLAKTLSMSADDLATRTKQNAERAFLNHD, encoded by the coding sequence ATGGCGATTTACCATCCAAATGAACAACCAGCACCATCATATGACAGTCATACACATTTGAATGACGATGAACTGTACTTTGATGTGCCAGCATACTTAGCGCGGGCACATGAATTCCAAGTAGTTGAAATGAATGTTGTCGGCTATAACGCAGTTGGCAATCAACGGGCTTTAGCCATTGCAGAAGAAAATGACGGCGTTTACGCTATCTTAGGCTATCAGCCTGAGGATACACCTGATTTTGATGAGGCGGCTCTTGCAACGCTTACCGAACAGTTGGACCAAGATAAGGTTGTTGCCGTAGGTGAAACTGGCTTGGATTATCACTTTGATACCGATAAAGATGTTCAAATGAAGGCCTTTTTAGCACAAATTGGTTTGGCAAAAGAAAAGGATTTACCGGTTGTTATCCATAACCGAGAAGCCTTCGATGATGTTTACCGGGTCTTAAAGGAACAGCAGGTCAAAAAAGCGATCATTCACTCCTTCTCCGGTACCAAAGAACAGGCCAAGGCGTTCGCTGATTTAGGTTATTATCTTTCCTTTTCTGGTGTAGTGACCTTCAAAAAAGCAGAAGAAGTTCGAGAAGCAGCCAAGGTTATCCCATTGGACCAAATTTTGGTGGAAACAGATGCACCATACCTGGCGCCAAGTCCAAATCGTGGTAAACGCAACGAACCTGGTTGGACTAAGTTTGTGATTGATGATTTGGCCAAAACACTTTCAATGTCAGCTGATGATCTGGCAACACGAACTAAGCAAAACGCTGAACGGGCTTTTTTGAACCATGACTGA
- the nusB gene encoding transcription antitermination factor NusB, producing MTQLSRHEERQAAVQILFACANKTPDEAEMDLVYDLVVGDQDYHAFLPQLVNGVLARKTQLDADIAKHLALGWKVDRIARVNLVILRIAVYELQMPEPAPYKVVVDEAVELAKEFASQQDAQFVNGVLKNYAPVGA from the coding sequence ATGACTCAATTATCACGACATGAAGAACGGCAAGCGGCCGTCCAGATTCTCTTTGCTTGCGCCAACAAGACGCCAGATGAAGCTGAAATGGATTTGGTCTATGACTTAGTTGTCGGTGATCAAGATTATCATGCTTTTTTGCCCCAACTGGTTAACGGTGTTTTAGCGCGAAAAACACAATTGGATGCTGATATCGCAAAACATTTAGCCTTAGGCTGGAAGGTTGACCGAATTGCACGGGTTAACCTTGTTATTTTGCGCATCGCAGTTTATGAATTGCAGATGCCAGAACCGGCACCCTACAAGGTTGTAGTGGACGAAGCGGTTGAACTTGCCAAGGAATTTGCTAGCCAGCAAGATGCTCAGTTTGTTAACGGTGTCTTGAAGAATTATGCACCAGTCGGTGCTTAA
- a CDS encoding RNA polymerase epsilon subunit: MVYKVYYQSHFDRNPKRENTEAFYIEAESKPAALAAAQANTEFNIEDVEELSDAALVYEQANPEFKLTTFA, encoded by the coding sequence ATGGTTTACAAAGTTTACTATCAAAGTCATTTCGACCGCAATCCAAAGCGGGAAAACACTGAGGCCTTTTACATTGAGGCCGAATCAAAGCCAGCCGCGCTCGCAGCTGCGCAAGCAAATACCGAATTTAACATCGAAGATGTTGAAGAATTATCCGATGCAGCACTGGTGTACGAACAGGCTAACCCGGAATTTAAGTTAACAACCTTCGCCTAA
- a CDS encoding Veg family protein → MSTLEDIKSRLDAHIGETVTVVSQAGRKKFTERSGILRSTFPSLFVVELDEEADFERASYSYTDVLTNNVEVTFAD, encoded by the coding sequence ATGTCAACTTTGGAAGATATTAAGTCGCGCTTGGACGCGCACATAGGCGAAACAGTCACTGTAGTTTCTCAAGCAGGTCGTAAGAAATTTACGGAACGTTCCGGAATCTTGCGTTCTACTTTCCCATCACTGTTTGTGGTTGAACTAGATGAAGAAGCTGATTTTGAGCGTGCTTCATACAGTTACACAGACGTTTTAACGAATAACGTGGAAGTTACGTTTGCCGATTAA
- the efp gene encoding elongation factor P, with amino-acid sequence MAIGMNDLKTGLTIEYSNSIWRVLEFQHVKPGKGAAFVRSKLKNLRTGAVNEVTFRPGDKFEQAEITTRPMSYLYAENDGRVFMDTETYEQINISDDNLQEALKFMLEGMEVKITMYGSEVLGAELPSTVTLKVTETQPGIKGATATGSGKPATVETGATITVPDFVNEGETIIVNTEDGSYKGRA; translated from the coding sequence ATGGCAATTGGCATGAATGATTTGAAGACAGGTTTGACGATTGAATACTCAAACTCAATCTGGCGTGTATTGGAATTCCAACACGTGAAGCCTGGAAAGGGAGCAGCCTTTGTGCGCTCTAAGTTGAAGAACTTGCGGACGGGTGCGGTTAACGAAGTAACCTTCCGTCCTGGTGATAAGTTTGAACAGGCCGAAATTACAACGCGCCCAATGTCATACTTGTACGCCGAAAACGACGGTCGTGTCTTTATGGACACTGAAACTTACGAACAAATCAACATTTCAGATGACAACTTGCAAGAAGCCTTGAAGTTCATGCTTGAAGGAATGGAAGTTAAGATTACGATGTATGGTTCAGAAGTCTTGGGGGCAGAGTTGCCATCAACTGTTACTTTGAAGGTAACGGAGACGCAACCTGGTATCAAGGGCGCAACAGCTACTGGTTCAGGCAAGCCTGCTACTGTTGAAACTGGTGCCACTATTACAGTGCCAGATTTTGTTAACGAAGGTGAAACCATCATTGTTAATACTGAAGATGGGTCCTACAAGGGTCGGGCCTAA
- the rnjA gene encoding ribonuclease J1 has protein sequence MSAVDIKENEVGVYALGGLGEIGKNTYGIQYQDEIIVVDAGIKFPEDSLLGIDYVIPDYSYLVENIDKVKALVITHGHEDHIGAIAYFLQAVNVPVYAGPLAMALIRNKLEEKQLLNRAELHEITDGSVIEFNQMSVEFIRTTHSIPDVFAVSVKTPVGTIVETGDFKFDLTPTTKQKPNLWSMARTGEEGVLLLMSDSTNAERPEWTKSEAWVEKTVQKLFEQLKHGRIIFATFASNMNRIKMATDAAIAHGRKIAVFGRSMESAMTNGRALGYLNIPDDALIEQSQIKNIPDDELLILSTGSQGESMAALARIANGTHKQVRLKPNDNVIFSSSPIPGNTASVNAVINKLEEGGANVIHGKLNNIHTSGHGGQEEQKLMLSLMQPEYFMPVHGEYRMLKVHAGLAEELDIPKDHTFILENGDVLALDGVNPPRIAGHFPAEDTYIDGSGIGDIGSIVLHDRLKLSQDGLVIVTATIDLKKKEILSGPDILSRGFVYMRESGDLINDGRHVIFNTIRKAMSAKNASESDIRQIIIDDLSKYLHKETARKPMILPMLIMI, from the coding sequence ATGTCAGCAGTTGATATTAAGGAAAACGAAGTCGGCGTTTACGCCCTTGGCGGACTTGGCGAAATTGGAAAAAACACATATGGAATCCAATACCAGGACGAAATTATCGTCGTGGATGCCGGAATTAAGTTTCCGGAGGACTCCCTTTTAGGAATTGACTATGTCATTCCAGACTATTCGTACTTAGTCGAAAACATTGACAAAGTAAAAGCTCTGGTGATTACCCACGGACACGAAGACCACATCGGGGCGATTGCTTACTTTTTACAAGCCGTCAATGTACCAGTTTATGCTGGCCCACTGGCAATGGCCTTAATTCGTAACAAATTAGAAGAAAAGCAGCTCTTAAACCGCGCTGAACTCCATGAAATTACGGATGGGTCGGTAATTGAATTTAACCAAATGTCAGTTGAATTCATTCGCACCACTCACTCAATCCCAGACGTTTTTGCCGTTTCAGTCAAAACACCCGTTGGAACGATTGTTGAAACCGGTGATTTCAAATTTGATTTAACACCAACCACCAAGCAAAAACCAAATCTCTGGTCAATGGCTCGCACTGGTGAAGAAGGTGTTTTGTTACTAATGTCCGATTCAACTAACGCTGAGCGGCCCGAGTGGACAAAATCAGAAGCCTGGGTTGAAAAAACTGTTCAAAAACTTTTTGAACAACTCAAGCACGGCCGGATTATTTTTGCTACTTTCGCTTCCAACATGAACCGAATCAAAATGGCAACAGATGCAGCCATTGCTCATGGTCGTAAGATTGCCGTCTTCGGCCGATCAATGGAATCAGCCATGACGAACGGGCGAGCCCTTGGATACTTAAACATCCCGGACGATGCTCTGATTGAGCAGTCACAGATTAAAAATATCCCAGATGACGAACTTTTGATTCTCTCAACCGGATCACAAGGAGAATCAATGGCCGCTTTGGCACGAATTGCTAATGGGACGCACAAGCAGGTTCGCTTAAAGCCAAACGATAACGTGATTTTTTCTTCTTCCCCAATTCCTGGGAACACGGCCTCTGTTAACGCTGTAATTAATAAACTAGAAGAAGGCGGCGCTAACGTTATTCATGGTAAGTTAAACAATATCCACACTTCTGGTCACGGTGGCCAAGAAGAACAAAAGTTGATGTTATCATTAATGCAGCCTGAATACTTTATGCCCGTCCACGGTGAATACCGGATGCTCAAAGTCCATGCTGGCCTAGCCGAAGAGTTGGATATTCCAAAGGACCATACCTTTATCCTAGAAAACGGTGATGTCCTCGCTCTTGACGGTGTGAATCCACCACGGATTGCCGGACACTTCCCTGCCGAAGATACTTATATCGATGGCTCAGGAATTGGTGATATTGGTTCGATTGTCTTACACGACCGCTTAAAATTGTCACAAGATGGTTTGGTCATCGTCACAGCGACGATTGACTTAAAAAAGAAGGAAATCCTTTCCGGACCTGATATCCTATCCCGTGGTTTTGTTTACATGCGTGAATCTGGTGACCTCATTAATGATGGTCGTCATGTCATTTTCAATACGATTCGTAAGGCAATGTCTGCAAAGAATGCTAGTGAATCCGATATTCGTCAGATCATCATTGATGATCTTTCCAAGTATTTGCATAAAGAAACGGCTCGTAAGCCAATGATTTTGCCAATGCTGATTATGATTTAA
- a CDS encoding metal ABC transporter ATP-binding protein, with the protein MSAQIVVKNFTAAFGDRLILKDVSFKIDEHHFTVIVGENGTGKTTLIKSLIQEVIGQKHLGHENKKQKTMIDVNSQTLAYVPQFRDLGDDYPLTIRSFIALGLKSGLRPWLNAHEKSAIEQALKQVDLADLADLRLSDASGGQKQRAYIAQALVQEPDLLILDEPTAALDANHALALVKSVRALQQRRQIGVLWISHDTSWIKEYADGYLWLYDGQIQSGRAADLPDAAASQHRQEVKYV; encoded by the coding sequence ATGAGTGCGCAGATTGTTGTTAAAAACTTTACCGCTGCCTTTGGTGATCGTCTGATTTTAAAGGATGTTTCCTTTAAAATTGATGAACACCACTTTACTGTCATTGTTGGTGAAAATGGAACCGGCAAGACGACTTTAATTAAGTCCTTGATTCAAGAGGTCATTGGTCAAAAACATTTGGGCCATGAAAACAAGAAACAGAAGACGATGATTGATGTCAACAGCCAGACCTTGGCCTACGTACCACAGTTTCGTGATTTAGGGGATGATTACCCACTGACGATTCGGTCCTTTATCGCCTTAGGCTTAAAATCAGGGCTACGTCCCTGGCTCAATGCACATGAAAAATCAGCCATTGAACAAGCTTTGAAGCAAGTTGACTTAGCTGATTTAGCCGATTTACGGTTATCGGATGCCTCTGGTGGGCAGAAGCAACGGGCTTATATTGCTCAAGCACTAGTCCAAGAGCCTGATTTGTTGATCTTAGATGAGCCGACCGCTGCTTTGGACGCTAACCATGCCTTGGCATTGGTAAAGAGCGTCCGCGCCTTGCAGCAAAGGCGCCAAATTGGTGTTTTGTGGATTTCACACGATACCTCTTGGATCAAAGAGTATGCAGATGGTTACCTTTGGTTATATGACGGCCAAATTCAAAGTGGTCGAGCAGCTGATTTACCAGATGCGGCTGCTTCACAACACCGCCAGGAGGTAAAATATGTTTGA
- the glmU gene encoding bifunctional UDP-N-acetylglucosamine diphosphorylase/glucosamine-1-phosphate N-acetyltransferase GlmU has protein sequence MQATNVVILAAGNGSRMKSDLPKVLHQVAGRAMVDWVVAAVAPLKPNKILTVTGVGAKQVQDHLAGKTDFVVQEQQLGTGHAVLQTKQALADNQGATLILSGDTPLFTTETLQALLDEHARTKNAVTVLTAFAENPTGYGRIVRGEDEMVLKIVEEKDASVTERRIQEINTGVYIFDNQLLFQALSQVGNDNVQAEYYLPDTLDILREMGQQIGAYQTMDFSESMGVNDRVALAAANKIMRMRINQGHMQNGVELIDPDNTYIDAGVQIGQDTVIEGNVTLKGKTVIGQENVLTAGTRIEDSTIGDENIITSSQLEEALVGNKTTIGPYAHLRPLADIKDQAHLGNFVEVKKATVGLGAKVGHLSYVGNAQLGADVNVGAGTIFVNYDGVNKFDTIVGDRAFIGSNTKIIAPVTLADESITAAGSTITDDVNFHQMGIARSRQANKDDFWDRMPHKKG, from the coding sequence ATGCAAGCCACAAACGTTGTCATTTTGGCGGCCGGGAACGGTTCGCGGATGAAATCAGACCTGCCAAAGGTCTTGCACCAAGTTGCCGGTCGGGCAATGGTTGATTGGGTAGTTGCTGCGGTGGCGCCATTGAAGCCAAATAAAATTTTAACGGTCACCGGCGTCGGGGCCAAGCAGGTTCAAGACCACTTAGCCGGGAAGACCGACTTCGTTGTTCAAGAACAGCAATTAGGAACCGGTCACGCTGTCTTGCAGACGAAGCAGGCATTAGCTGATAACCAGGGGGCGACACTGATTTTATCAGGGGATACGCCACTCTTTACAACGGAAACGCTGCAGGCGCTTTTGGATGAGCACGCTCGGACCAAGAATGCTGTTACGGTTTTGACGGCCTTTGCAGAAAATCCAACGGGTTATGGTCGGATTGTCCGCGGTGAGGACGAAATGGTCTTAAAGATTGTTGAGGAAAAGGATGCGTCCGTCACGGAACGCCGTATCCAAGAAATCAATACAGGTGTTTACATTTTCGATAATCAGCTTTTGTTTCAAGCTCTTTCTCAGGTTGGTAATGATAATGTTCAAGCCGAATATTACCTGCCTGATACGCTCGACATTTTGCGGGAAATGGGGCAACAGATTGGGGCCTACCAGACGATGGACTTTTCCGAATCGATGGGGGTCAACGATCGCGTTGCCTTGGCTGCAGCCAATAAGATTATGCGAATGAGGATTAATCAGGGACACATGCAAAATGGTGTTGAATTAATTGATCCTGATAATACCTATATCGATGCAGGTGTTCAAATTGGCCAAGACACGGTGATTGAAGGCAACGTGACCTTGAAGGGAAAGACGGTGATTGGTCAAGAAAACGTTTTGACAGCCGGCACCCGAATTGAGGATTCAACAATTGGGGATGAAAACATTATTACTTCCTCGCAACTTGAAGAAGCACTAGTGGGAAACAAGACAACAATTGGTCCTTATGCGCATCTGCGGCCATTGGCTGATATCAAGGATCAAGCACATTTGGGGAACTTTGTTGAAGTCAAGAAGGCAACAGTGGGTCTTGGAGCTAAAGTTGGTCATCTTTCTTATGTTGGTAATGCTCAATTAGGAGCAGATGTGAACGTTGGGGCCGGAACGATCTTCGTCAATTACGACGGCGTGAATAAATTTGATACGATAGTCGGTGACCGTGCCTTTATCGGATCAAATACGAAGATTATCGCCCCTGTGACTTTAGCTGATGAAAGCATCACGGCAGCGGGTTCAACAATAACAGATGATGTTAACTTTCATCAAATGGGTATCGCGCGTAGTCGACAAGCAAATAAAGATGATTTTTGGGACAGAATGCCCCATAAAAAAGGAT
- the purR gene encoding pur operon repressor, producing the protein MKTRRADRLVDMSHYLLDHPRQLISLNFFADRYEAAKSSISEDLSIIRRTYQARGTGEVKTYPGAAGGVYYTPLMAAGEAKDFVDGICQIVNDESRVLPGGYVYLSDLLGQPNVLRQTGRLITTQYVGEEIDAVMTAATKGIPLAQAVADQLNVPFVIVRDDAKVTEGSMISVNYLTGSSKRVEKMALSKRSLKAGARVLIVDDFMKAGGTIQGMQTLVREFGGTVVGTAVFAEGRSNVRLLEDYTSLLHVETNLDSGQSISVQPGNYFAEIYQGKE; encoded by the coding sequence ATGAAAACACGTCGAGCTGACCGTTTGGTCGATATGTCGCATTATTTATTGGACCACCCGCGCCAACTGATTTCACTGAACTTTTTTGCTGATCGCTATGAAGCGGCAAAATCGTCAATTTCCGAAGATTTGTCAATCATTCGCCGGACCTATCAAGCACGTGGAACAGGTGAAGTAAAAACCTATCCAGGGGCAGCCGGAGGGGTTTACTATACACCCTTAATGGCAGCTGGCGAAGCCAAAGACTTTGTGGATGGTATTTGCCAAATTGTCAATGATGAATCTCGCGTTTTGCCGGGCGGCTATGTTTACTTATCTGATTTGTTAGGACAGCCAAACGTCTTACGACAGACCGGACGATTGATTACAACTCAGTATGTTGGGGAAGAAATTGATGCAGTGATGACCGCTGCAACGAAGGGAATTCCTTTGGCTCAAGCAGTTGCTGACCAGTTAAATGTGCCTTTTGTGATTGTTCGTGATGATGCTAAGGTGACCGAAGGCTCGATGATTTCAGTTAATTACTTGACTGGGTCCTCAAAGCGCGTTGAAAAGATGGCCTTATCTAAGCGGTCTTTGAAGGCCGGCGCCCGCGTCTTGATTGTCGATGACTTTATGAAGGCTGGCGGAACCATTCAGGGAATGCAAACTTTGGTCCGCGAATTCGGTGGTACTGTTGTTGGGACAGCTGTCTTTGCTGAAGGTCGGTCAAATGTCCGTTTGTTAGAGGATTATACTTCTTTGTTGCACGTTGAAACCAACTTGGACTCTGGTCAGTCGATTAGTGTGCAGCCAGGAAACTATTTTGCAGAAATTTATCAAGGTAAGGAATAA
- the rnmV gene encoding ribonuclease M5 has translation MTDRPKIKAMVVVEGWSDTKRLSQAVDCDTIETRGAALGEEVIVRIQKAASERGAIVLTDPDFNGNRLRRLITEAVPEVAQATISQEQGRAQKDNPHKSLGVEHAPLSVLSACLVAADRQVGQSRPNSDIDRDFLVDLGLIGGPTAKEQRILLGQNLQIGYANGKQLYHRLLAYGIMQKQVVAALKGNINGKVN, from the coding sequence ATGACTGACCGACCCAAAATTAAGGCGATGGTTGTCGTGGAAGGGTGGTCGGATACAAAGCGCTTAAGCCAAGCGGTTGATTGTGACACGATCGAAACCAGGGGAGCAGCCCTGGGTGAAGAAGTTATCGTGCGCATTCAAAAGGCGGCTTCAGAGCGGGGGGCCATTGTACTAACTGATCCGGATTTTAATGGAAACCGGTTACGGCGATTAATTACTGAAGCAGTGCCGGAAGTTGCTCAAGCAACAATTAGCCAGGAGCAGGGTCGGGCACAAAAGGACAATCCCCACAAATCATTGGGGGTGGAACATGCACCGTTGAGTGTTTTGTCTGCCTGCTTAGTGGCGGCTGATCGGCAAGTTGGTCAATCTCGACCGAATTCTGACATTGATCGGGACTTTCTGGTGGATTTGGGCTTAATTGGTGGGCCAACTGCCAAGGAACAACGAATTTTACTAGGGCAAAACCTACAAATTGGTTATGCTAATGGCAAACAACTGTATCATCGCCTTTTAGCCTATGGCATTATGCAAAAGCAGGTTGTGGCAGCCTTGAAAGGAAACATTAATGGAAAAGTCAATTAA
- a CDS encoding Asp23/Gls24 family envelope stress response protein — translation MVKQANLANKNFLLSAEKMDDGQTMVARHALELIAQAATLEVDGVAAMQTNVYDHFPKSLTNIAKTKGVLLENDEDGLNFDVSVVLHYGVVVPKVAFAIQQSIKKNLADLTGLTVTEVNVNIADLVPDETNDTLDPDHLFDHDLAKEPS, via the coding sequence ATGGTCAAGCAAGCCAACTTAGCGAATAAGAACTTTTTACTGTCCGCTGAAAAAATGGACGATGGGCAAACAATGGTTGCTCGGCACGCCTTGGAATTGATTGCACAGGCAGCAACCCTTGAGGTTGATGGTGTCGCGGCCATGCAAACAAATGTCTACGACCATTTTCCAAAATCTTTAACCAATATTGCCAAAACAAAGGGTGTTTTATTGGAAAACGATGAAGATGGTTTGAATTTTGACGTCTCTGTTGTTTTGCATTACGGTGTTGTCGTACCAAAGGTGGCTTTTGCTATCCAACAATCAATCAAGAAAAACTTGGCTGATTTGACTGGCTTAACGGTTACGGAAGTGAACGTGAATATTGCCGATTTGGTCCCCGATGAGACAAACGATACCCTGGACCCAGACCATTTGTTTGATCATGACCTGGCAAAGGAGCCCAGCTAA
- a CDS encoding metal ABC transporter permease gives MFDQVFMQNAFIAGTVISIVAGIVGTFVVARSYNFLSHSLSEIAFSGAAFGFFIGWPPLLGMVIFTILAALSIGGLENAKVRQDNVTSAVSAFAIALGILFLALGHTANSAATGILFGSVLGISHTDLLILAGMALGVFVVIFLFYKPLRLLAFDEAGLLLSRGKKTWLKILFLVVMALSVAISSQLVGSLLIFVLVTLPAASARYYQGSVGRLMALSVFFALFGTWIGLALAYVTNLPTSAFIAGIEVLIYLLSIWLAKE, from the coding sequence ATGTTTGATCAAGTTTTTATGCAAAATGCTTTTATTGCCGGCACGGTGATTTCAATTGTTGCTGGAATCGTGGGAACTTTCGTGGTGGCTCGATCATATAACTTCTTGAGCCATTCTTTAAGTGAAATTGCGTTTTCTGGTGCAGCCTTTGGTTTCTTTATTGGCTGGCCACCACTCTTGGGGATGGTCATTTTTACCATTTTGGCTGCGTTATCAATTGGGGGGCTTGAAAATGCCAAGGTCCGCCAGGATAACGTGACTTCTGCCGTTTCAGCCTTTGCCATCGCCTTAGGAATTCTTTTCTTGGCTCTTGGCCATACTGCCAATTCGGCGGCAACCGGCATTTTATTTGGTTCCGTTCTGGGGATTTCTCACACTGATTTGTTAATCTTGGCGGGGATGGCTCTGGGAGTCTTTGTCGTTATTTTCTTGTTTTACAAACCATTGCGCTTACTGGCTTTTGACGAGGCCGGACTATTACTTTCACGAGGGAAAAAGACCTGGTTGAAAATCCTTTTCTTGGTAGTGATGGCACTATCCGTAGCCATTTCTTCGCAATTAGTTGGCTCATTATTAATCTTTGTCTTGGTTACTTTGCCGGCAGCTTCAGCCCGCTATTATCAGGGTTCTGTTGGTCGTTTGATGGCTTTATCGGTTTTCTTTGCTTTGTTCGGAACTTGGATTGGATTGGCTTTGGCCTACGTAACGAACCTGCCAACCTCTGCCTTTATTGCTGGGATTGAAGTGTTGATTTATCTGCTTTCAATTTGGTTAGCTAAGGAATAA